The Leptolyngbyaceae cyanobacterium genome contains a region encoding:
- a CDS encoding DUF790 family protein, translating into MLPSELLIYRYTGETIIPKRLKIDDRNLEMAIDLINCFQESVGKRQGELDSQLLELEGDRPEYRILRGFVHILKSSFSTFEIVSPLEPLELRQKVFALSARSVPSSHSSLEVLDVLANKLSQELKKEVLPDHIRAGLYADLQENRILTQFDPPTPEAVLHRYNLSQVQGIFYRASQLTLNAHRNVPGEYKLLFRYLKLFQLMAYIEGDADHGFTITIDGPTSLFKPSTRYGLAIAKLIPALLHVTKWSLNATLQTRDIYTGKDKTGKFSLNSDCGLETHYPPGKPYDSMLEASFANRWESLKTDWVLEREVDLIPIPGSVIIPDFRLVHPDGRSYLLEIVGYWRPEYLQKKFAQARKAESDNLILAVSERLNLENAGVKVKDTPAKIIWFKDKLSPKAVLEVLE; encoded by the coding sequence ATGTTACCAAGCGAACTATTAATTTACCGATACACTGGCGAAACCATTATCCCCAAACGCCTAAAAATTGACGATCGCAATTTAGAAATGGCGATCGATCTAATTAATTGCTTCCAAGAATCTGTCGGTAAAAGACAAGGAGAATTAGATAGCCAATTGTTAGAATTAGAAGGCGATCGACCTGAATATCGCATTCTCAGAGGATTCGTTCATATCCTCAAAAGTAGCTTCTCTACCTTTGAGATTGTCAGTCCTTTAGAACCCCTAGAATTGCGTCAGAAAGTATTTGCTTTATCTGCCAGATCCGTTCCCAGTTCCCACTCATCACTAGAAGTTCTCGACGTTTTAGCAAATAAACTCAGTCAAGAATTAAAAAAAGAAGTTTTACCAGATCACATCCGTGCAGGTTTGTATGCAGATTTGCAAGAAAATCGCATTTTAACCCAATTCGATCCACCAACTCCAGAAGCGGTTTTACATAGATATAATTTATCACAAGTGCAAGGTATTTTCTATCGCGCCAGTCAATTAACTTTAAACGCTCATCGCAATGTTCCAGGCGAATATAAATTACTATTTCGCTATCTGAAATTATTTCAATTGATGGCATATATTGAAGGAGATGCGGATCATGGTTTTACCATTACCATTGATGGGCCAACAAGTTTATTTAAACCTAGTACGAGATATGGATTAGCGATCGCAAAACTCATCCCCGCATTATTGCACGTTACCAAATGGAGTCTCAACGCCACTTTACAAACTAGAGATATCTATACTGGTAAAGACAAAACTGGTAAATTTTCCCTCAATTCTGATTGTGGATTAGAAACTCATTATCCCCCAGGTAAACCTTATGACAGTATGTTAGAAGCATCTTTTGCTAACCGTTGGGAAAGTTTAAAAACAGATTGGGTTTTAGAGAGAGAAGTCGATTTAATTCCCATTCCCGGTAGCGTGATCATTCCCGATTTCCGCTTAGTACATCCCGATGGCAGAAGTTATTTATTAGAAATAGTTGGTTATTGGCGTCCTGAGTATTTGCAAAAGAAATTTGCTCAGGCGAGAAAGGCAGAAAGTGACAATTTAATTTTGGCTGTTTCAGAAAGATTAAACTTAGAAAATGCTGGTGTAAAGGTGAAGGATACACCAGCTAAAATCATCTGGTTTAAGGATAAATTATCACCGAAGGCAGTGTTAGAAGTGTTAGAATAA
- a CDS encoding Uma2 family endonuclease has product MNLQLIRRKFTVSQYHQMADAGILNENDRVELIRGEIVEMTPIGRRHAACVNRLVRLFIQLLGDSIILSPQNPIELDNNSQPQPDIVLLQPRPDFYESRLPQPQDIILLVEVADTTVESDRNIKIPLYAENGIRETWLVNINEEWVEVYREPSTTGYQNVQRFQRGESLSILAFPDLNLTVDEILG; this is encoded by the coding sequence ATGAACTTACAACTAATCAGACGAAAATTTACGGTAAGTCAGTATCACCAAATGGCTGATGCTGGTATTCTAAATGAAAATGACCGAGTGGAATTGATTCGAGGAGAAATAGTTGAAATGACACCAATCGGTAGAAGACACGCTGCTTGTGTAAATAGATTAGTTAGATTATTTATCCAACTTCTTGGAGATAGCATCATACTTTCTCCCCAAAATCCAATTGAATTAGACAATAACTCTCAACCTCAACCAGATATAGTATTGCTACAACCTCGTCCGGACTTCTATGAATCGCGACTTCCGCAACCGCAAGATATTATTTTATTAGTAGAAGTTGCAGATACAACAGTAGAAAGCGATCGAAATATTAAAATACCCCTTTATGCTGAAAATGGAATTAGAGAAACTTGGTTAGTAAATATTAATGAAGAATGGGTCGAAGTTTATCGAGAACCATCAACAACAGGGTATCAAAACGTACAGAGATTTCAGCGAGGGGAAAGTTTATCTATACTGGCTTTTCCCGATCTTAATCTGACTGTAGATGAAATTTTAGGGTAA
- a CDS encoding helix-turn-helix transcriptional regulator, with protein sequence MGLVRLKIRELAAEKGWTLKEVSDRSGVLYNTVKSYARRPEMSMVDFTAIHKLARTFNVKIEDLVEILEE encoded by the coding sequence ATGGGTCTAGTCAGGCTAAAAATTCGAGAATTGGCAGCAGAGAAAGGCTGGACGCTTAAGGAAGTATCTGATCGTTCTGGTGTTTTATACAATACGGTCAAAAGCTACGCTCGTCGTCCCGAAATGTCAATGGTTGACTTTACCGCTATTCATAAACTGGCGCGAACGTTTAATGTAAAGATCGAGGATTTGGTAGAAATTTTGGAGGAATAG
- a CDS encoding ParA family protein, with translation MAKLSSEWNNEAYVSLHLVKTMLEKAGLPRKSGYSHWIPEFKIKVPKLTETDSLVWVQKEVDFFVEDFSRHINFLVEIKTAQTKIDDDARIQLETYLKYSNTRFGVLIDPFLIEIYEFTQWQSKLRCKFHIENPEKVQCVADFLKTFLDTVKMRTIAIHTSKGGVGKTTLVVNIAYELAKIGHRVLVVDLDEQANASLSLGVNYADKFDKASKLEEFEKILDELEKRKELVEFLKDFNTTGFNYKDYIKPSSLNTILSKSGSTGTVDVLPSSHKTVDDAIATLDAFPQLRLNKALQRSGVAGDYDYVIIDTPPSSTSTMTMNGLCACQYIVIPSQMEYFSVYGIRTPIRRAKEIQANMSKRGIILGIVPMMIENVKLHTTIKQLVQKRFKDITILPEIKRSTYIGQASCIRQPVSLFAENHNNAGNVAIQFANLTKEIVKKIDKIESTVGV, from the coding sequence GTGGCAAAATTGTCTTCTGAATGGAATAATGAAGCTTATGTATCTTTGCATTTGGTTAAAACAATGCTAGAGAAGGCAGGTTTACCTCGTAAGAGTGGCTACTCTCACTGGATTCCAGAATTTAAAATTAAAGTACCTAAATTAACTGAAACAGATTCTTTAGTTTGGGTTCAAAAGGAGGTTGATTTTTTCGTAGAGGATTTCAGTAGGCACATCAATTTTTTAGTGGAAATTAAGACGGCTCAAACAAAGATTGATGATGATGCCCGTATTCAACTTGAGACATATCTTAAATACTCAAATACAAGATTTGGAGTATTAATCGATCCATTTTTAATTGAAATATATGAATTTACACAATGGCAGTCAAAATTAAGATGTAAATTCCATATAGAAAATCCTGAGAAAGTTCAATGTGTAGCAGATTTTTTAAAGACATTTTTGGATACAGTTAAAATGCGTACAATAGCAATTCATACATCTAAGGGCGGAGTAGGTAAAACAACCTTGGTTGTTAACATTGCCTATGAGTTGGCAAAAATTGGTCACCGAGTTTTAGTAGTTGATTTGGACGAGCAAGCGAATGCTAGTTTATCTTTGGGAGTTAACTACGCCGATAAGTTTGACAAAGCATCTAAACTCGAAGAGTTTGAAAAGATTTTGGACGAGTTGGAGAAAAGAAAAGAGCTAGTAGAATTTTTAAAAGACTTCAACACAACAGGCTTTAATTACAAAGATTATATAAAACCTTCTTCACTTAATACTATCTTGAGTAAAAGTGGCAGCACTGGAACAGTTGATGTTTTACCCAGTAGCCATAAAACTGTAGACGACGCAATTGCTACTCTTGACGCATTTCCTCAACTTCGTCTTAACAAAGCTCTTCAAAGGTCAGGAGTAGCTGGTGATTATGATTATGTAATAATTGACACGCCTCCAAGTAGTACTTCAACTATGACAATGAATGGACTATGTGCCTGCCAGTATATAGTTATCCCATCTCAGATGGAATACTTTTCTGTTTATGGGATACGAACTCCTATCAGGCGAGCCAAAGAAATACAGGCAAACATGAGTAAGCGTGGAATTATACTTGGTATTGTTCCAATGATGATTGAAAATGTCAAGCTTCATACTACAATTAAACAATTAGTTCAAAAAAGATTTAAGGATATTACCATACTGCCTGAGATCAAAAGATCTACTTATATTGGGCAGGCTTCTTGCATTCGTCAACCTGTTTCTTTGTTCGCTGAAAATCATAATAATGCAGGTAATGTTGCAATCCAATTTGCTAATTTAACCAAAGAAATAGTGAAAAAAATAGATAAAATTGAAAGTACTGTAGGAGTATAA
- the psaB gene encoding photosystem I core protein PsaB: MATKFPKFSQDLAQDPTTRRIWYGIATAHDFESHDGMTEENLYQKIFASHFGHLAIIFLWTSGNLFHVAWQGNFEQWIKDPLNIRPIAHAIWDPQFGAPAVDAFTQAGANYPVNISYSGLYQWWYTIGMRTNGDLYQGALFLLVLSAVFLFAGWLHLQPKFRPSLSWFKSAESRLNHHLAGLFGVSSLAWTGHLVHVAIPEARGQHVGWDNFLSTLPHPAGLAPFFTGNWGVYAQNPDTADHVFGTAQGSGTAILTFLGGFHPETQSLWLTDIAHHHLAIAVLFIVAGHMYRTNFGIGHSIKEMMNAKDFFGIKVEGPFNLPHQGIYDTYNNSLHFQLGWHLACLGVITSLVAQHMYSLPPYAFLAQDFTTQAALYTHHQYIAGFLMVGAFAHGAIFWVRDYDPEQNKGNVLDRVLQHKEAIISHLSWVSLFLGFHTLGLYVHNDVVVAFGTPEKQILIEPVFAQFIQSAHGKLLYGMDTLLSNPDSIASTAWPNHGNVWLPGWLDAINSGTNSLFLTIGPGDFLVHHAIALGLHTTTLILVKGALDARGSKLMPDKKDFGYAFPCDGPGRGGTCDISAWDSFYLAMFWMLNTIGWVTFYFHWKHLGIWQGNVAQFNESSTYLMGWLRDYLWLYSSQLINGYNPYGMNNLAVWSWMFLFGHLVWATGFMFLISWRGYWQELIETIVWAHERTPLANLVRWKDKPVALSIVQARLVGLAHFTVGYILTYAAFLIASTAGKFG; encoded by the coding sequence ATGGCAACTAAATTCCCCAAATTTAGCCAGGATCTAGCTCAAGATCCAACTACAAGACGGATTTGGTACGGGATTGCCACCGCACACGATTTTGAAAGTCACGATGGCATGACAGAGGAAAATCTTTACCAAAAGATTTTCGCCTCTCACTTCGGCCACTTAGCAATCATCTTCCTGTGGACTTCCGGTAACCTGTTCCACGTCGCATGGCAAGGAAATTTTGAACAGTGGATTAAAGACCCGCTAAATATACGACCCATTGCTCACGCAATTTGGGACCCGCAATTTGGCGCTCCGGCAGTTGATGCGTTCACTCAAGCTGGCGCTAACTATCCGGTAAACATTTCTTACTCCGGTCTTTACCAGTGGTGGTACACCATCGGTATGCGGACAAACGGTGACCTGTATCAAGGTGCACTGTTCCTCCTCGTACTCTCAGCAGTCTTCCTGTTTGCTGGTTGGCTCCACCTACAACCTAAGTTCCGTCCCAGCCTCTCTTGGTTCAAGAGTGCTGAGTCCCGCCTCAATCACCACTTAGCTGGTTTGTTCGGCGTTAGCTCTCTGGCTTGGACAGGTCACTTGGTTCACGTTGCGATCCCCGAAGCTCGCGGACAGCACGTAGGTTGGGATAACTTCCTCAGCACCCTGCCGCACCCAGCTGGTTTAGCACCTTTCTTCACTGGTAACTGGGGAGTTTACGCTCAAAACCCAGATACTGCTGACCACGTATTTGGTACGGCTCAAGGGTCTGGAACTGCAATTCTCACCTTCTTAGGTGGTTTTCATCCCGAAACCCAATCTCTGTGGCTGACTGATATCGCTCATCACCACTTGGCGATCGCAGTTCTGTTCATCGTGGCCGGTCATATGTACCGCACGAACTTCGGAATCGGTCACAGCATCAAAGAAATGATGAATGCCAAGGATTTCTTTGGCATCAAAGTTGAAGGGCCGTTTAACTTGCCTCACCAAGGCATTTACGACACCTACAACAACTCCCTGCACTTCCAGTTAGGCTGGCACCTGGCTTGTTTGGGTGTTATAACCTCTCTGGTCGCGCAACATATGTACTCGCTGCCTCCCTATGCTTTCTTGGCACAGGACTTCACAACGCAAGCAGCGCTGTACACTCACCACCAGTACATTGCTGGTTTCCTGATGGTCGGTGCTTTCGCCCACGGAGCAATCTTCTGGGTGCGGGACTACGACCCCGAACAAAATAAAGGTAACGTTCTCGATCGCGTATTGCAGCACAAAGAGGCGATCATCTCTCACCTGAGTTGGGTGTCTCTGTTCCTGGGCTTCCATACCTTGGGTCTGTACGTACACAACGACGTAGTAGTTGCCTTCGGCACTCCTGAAAAGCAAATCCTGATCGAACCTGTATTCGCTCAGTTCATTCAGTCTGCTCACGGGAAACTGCTCTACGGTATGGACACTCTGTTGTCCAATCCCGATAGCATTGCTTCTACCGCTTGGCCTAACCACGGCAACGTTTGGTTACCCGGCTGGTTGGATGCGATCAATTCCGGTACCAACTCTTTGTTCTTAACTATTGGCCCTGGCGATTTCTTGGTTCACCACGCGATCGCACTAGGTCTGCACACCACCACCTTGATCTTGGTCAAAGGTGCGTTGGATGCACGCGGTTCTAAGCTGATGCCCGATAAGAAAGACTTCGGTTATGCCTTCCCTTGTGATGGCCCTGGCCGTGGCGGTACTTGCGACATCTCTGCTTGGGACTCTTTCTACCTCGCTATGTTCTGGATGCTCAACACCATTGGTTGGGTAACCTTCTACTTCCACTGGAAGCATCTAGGTATTTGGCAAGGCAACGTAGCTCAGTTCAACGAGTCTTCTACTTACTTAATGGGCTGGCTGCGCGACTACCTCTGGCTGTATTCTTCTCAGCTGATCAACGGGTACAACCCCTACGGCATGAACAACCTGGCAGTCTGGTCTTGGATGTTCCTCTTCGGACACCTGGTTTGGGCTACTGGCTTCATGTTCCTGATTAGCTGGCGCGGTTACTGGCAAGAGTTGATCGAAACTATTGTTTGGGCACACGAGCGCACTCCTCTGGCAAACTTAGTTCGCTGGAAGGACAAGCCAGTTGCTCTGTCGATCGTTCAAGCTCGTTTGGTTGGTCTAGCTCACTTCACCGTTGGCTACATCCTCACCTACGCAGCATTCCTAATTGCCTCTACTGCTGGTAAGTTCGGTTGA
- the psaA gene encoding photosystem I core protein PsaA, whose translation MTISPPEREAKVRVVVDKDPVPTSFEKWSQPGHFDRTLARGPKTTTWIWNLHALAHDFDTHTSDLEDVSRKIFSAHFGHLAVIFVWLSGMYFHGAKFSNYEAWLTNPTGIKPSAQVVWPIVGQQILNADVGGGFHGIQITSGLFYMWRAAGFTNSFQLYCTAIGGLVMAALMLFAGWFHYHKRAPKLEWFQNVESMMNHHLAGLLGLGSLGWAGHQIHVSLPANKLLDAGVAPGDIPLPHEFILNRDLMAQLYPSFSKGLVPFFTLDWGQYADFLTFKGGLNPVTGSLWLTDTVHHHLAIAVLFIIAGHMYRTNWGIGHSMKEILENHKGPFTGEGHKGLYEVLTTSWHAQLAINLAMMGSLSIIVAQHMYAMPPYPYLAVDYATQLSIFTHHMWIGGFLIVGGAAHGAIFMVRDYDPVVNQNNLLDRVLRHRDAIISHLNWVCMFLGFHSFGLYVHNDTMRAFGRPQDMFSDTAIQLQPVFAQWVQNIHTLAPGSTAPNALQPASYAFGGGIVAVGGKVAMMPIALGTADFLVHHIHAFTIHVTVLILLKGVLFARSSRLIPDKANLGFRFPCDGPGRGGTCQVSGWDHVFLGLFWMYNSLSVVLFHFSWKMQSDVWGTVDPDGTVAHITGGNFAQSALTINGWLRDFLWAQASQVIQSYGTPLSAYGLIFLGAHFVWAFSLMFLFSGRGYWQELIESIVWAHNKLKVAPSIQPRALSIVQGRAVGVAHYLLGGIATTWAFFLARTLSLG comes from the coding sequence ATGACGATTAGTCCTCCGGAGCGAGAAGCAAAGGTAAGAGTAGTAGTCGATAAAGATCCGGTTCCCACTTCCTTTGAAAAGTGGTCTCAACCAGGACACTTCGATCGCACTTTAGCCAGAGGCCCCAAAACCACCACCTGGATTTGGAATCTTCACGCCCTCGCCCATGATTTCGATACCCATACCAGTGATTTAGAAGATGTTTCGCGCAAGATATTCAGCGCTCACTTCGGTCACTTGGCTGTCATTTTTGTCTGGTTAAGCGGCATGTATTTTCATGGCGCTAAATTCTCGAACTACGAAGCTTGGCTAACCAACCCCACTGGTATTAAACCCAGTGCTCAGGTGGTATGGCCGATCGTAGGCCAACAGATTCTCAATGCTGATGTCGGCGGCGGTTTCCACGGGATTCAGATCACTTCCGGTCTGTTCTATATGTGGCGTGCGGCTGGCTTCACCAATAGCTTCCAGCTTTACTGCACCGCGATCGGCGGTCTGGTAATGGCAGCCCTGATGCTGTTTGCTGGTTGGTTCCACTACCACAAACGCGCTCCCAAACTGGAATGGTTCCAGAATGTGGAGTCGATGATGAACCACCACTTGGCAGGGCTGTTGGGTCTAGGCTCACTAGGTTGGGCTGGCCACCAGATTCACGTATCCTTGCCAGCGAACAAGCTACTGGATGCTGGTGTGGCTCCGGGAGATATTCCCCTGCCCCACGAGTTCATTCTCAACCGCGACTTGATGGCGCAACTGTATCCCAGTTTCTCGAAAGGATTAGTGCCTTTCTTCACCTTGGATTGGGGACAGTATGCTGATTTCCTAACCTTCAAGGGCGGCTTGAATCCGGTTACCGGAAGCTTGTGGTTGACAGATACCGTACACCACCATTTGGCGATCGCCGTTCTGTTCATCATTGCTGGCCATATGTACCGGACAAACTGGGGTATCGGCCACAGCATGAAGGAAATTCTAGAGAACCACAAAGGCCCCTTCACTGGAGAAGGTCATAAAGGTCTCTACGAAGTACTCACTACTTCCTGGCACGCTCAATTGGCTATTAACTTAGCCATGATGGGGTCGCTGTCCATAATCGTCGCTCAACATATGTATGCGATGCCTCCGTATCCATACTTAGCGGTTGATTATGCTACGCAGTTGTCCATATTCACTCACCATATGTGGATCGGTGGATTCCTGATCGTTGGTGGAGCCGCTCACGGTGCCATCTTCATGGTTCGGGACTACGATCCGGTAGTGAACCAAAACAACCTCCTCGATCGCGTTCTCCGTCACCGGGACGCCATCATCTCTCACCTGAACTGGGTGTGTATGTTCCTGGGCTTCCACAGCTTTGGCTTATACGTCCATAACGACACCATGCGGGCATTTGGTCGTCCCCAAGATATGTTCTCGGATACGGCCATCCAACTGCAACCAGTCTTTGCACAATGGGTTCAAAATATCCACACTTTAGCTCCAGGCTCTACCGCTCCTAACGCGCTTCAGCCTGCTAGCTATGCCTTCGGCGGCGGTATCGTTGCTGTAGGTGGTAAGGTGGCAATGATGCCGATCGCATTGGGTACGGCGGACTTCTTAGTTCACCACATCCATGCCTTCACCATTCACGTCACCGTTCTGATTCTGCTTAAGGGCGTTCTGTTTGCCCGTAGCTCTCGTCTGATTCCAGACAAAGCTAACTTGGGCTTCCGCTTCCCCTGTGATGGCCCCGGTCGCGGCGGCACCTGCCAAGTATCTGGTTGGGACCACGTATTCCTGGGTCTGTTCTGGATGTATAACAGCCTCTCGGTGGTACTTTTCCACTTCAGTTGGAAGATGCAATCCGATGTCTGGGGAACTGTCGATCCAGATGGTACAGTAGCTCACATCACGGGCGGTAACTTTGCCCAAAGCGCTCTGACTATCAACGGTTGGTTGCGCGACTTCCTGTGGGCTCAAGCTTCTCAAGTAATTCAGTCCTACGGCACGCCATTGTCTGCTTACGGTCTGATCTTCTTGGGCGCTCACTTCGTATGGGCATTTAGCTTGATGTTCTTGTTCAGCGGTCGCGGCTACTGGCAAGAGTTGATCGAATCCATTGTTTGGGCACACAATAAGCTAAAAGTTGCCCCATCAATTCAGCCTCGCGCTCTGAGCATCGTTCAGGGTCGGGCTGTGGGGGTGGCTCACTACCTCCTGGGAGGAATCGCTACTACATGGGCGTTCTTCCTGGCTCGCACACTCTCACTAGGATGA